The Nostoc sp. NIES-3756 DNA window ATCATAGTGTCGGCAATTGTTATGTAAAGGTAAAAAAATTATTGCCCATTGCACCAAAGAACGCTTCAGAAATTAGTTGTGACTGATGAACAAAGGAAATAGACATGAAAATAGCATTCGCTACAAGTGACAGAGTTAATGTCAATGCTCACTTTGGCTGGGCGCAGGAAATTGATGTTTATGAAATTTCCGACGGTGGTTATGAATTTATCGAAACTCTCTGTTTTAATCAAGAAGTTTCTCAGCTTGCTGAAGATACAACAGAGGAAGAAAGTGGTTGCAAGCACGGTAAGAGTGATTGCAAAAAAGCGAAAAAAGAAGAAGCTGTAAAATCAAAAGCTAAAGATACTGAAAGTAATGATAAAGTGGCTCAAAAGATAGCAGCTTTGTCTGACTGTAAAATTGTGTATGTAGCTTCAATTGGCGGTACTGCGGCGGCGAAGTTAATTAGAAAGGGTGTGATGCCAGTTAAACCCCGTTCGGATAAGGAAGATATTATCTATCTCTTGAATAGACTAGTACAAACTCTTAAAGGTAATCCTCCACCTTGGTTACGTAAGGCTCTACAACAAAGTCAGGAAAGTGTTATTGCAGAACCTGTGTGATAGGTTTTCTCTGTGCTGGATATTGACTAGGAAGTGATAAAACGTAGGTGGTTTTGGCTTAACTTACCATCTACGCTTTCCTCTTGGTGAATCAGTTAAGGTTTGAAAAAAATATATTGTATTGATGAGAGCAAAACTCTCTCTTGAGCAAAAAAATTACTAAAGGGATAACAGTTATGCTCTTAACTTCATTTCTGACTCTGGGATTAGCTGTATTTTTTTTCGCTCTTAGCTTCAAAATTACTAATAAACCTTGGCAAGTGGTTTCTATCTTGGTGGGCTTCTTTTGGCTATGCTGTAGCCTGAAATTTTCATTTATTCCGTTTGAAGGGCTATTGCTAATTGCTTTGTTGATGACAAGAAAGTTACCAAGACAGTATTACCGTTAATATATTTGTATTATTTTATATATTTTTGCTGGGGAGCGATGTCTACGACGGCTACGCCTAAGCTTTTATGGGTTCGCTCATTTTTAATTGGTACAAATGTACGATACTCGCCTGACCATAGATAAGGTCGAGTTGATCAGATATTAGCTAGTACGATTGATAACGATCGCCTAATCTTTGAGACAGGCGATCGTTATTGTATTGTAGGGTTAAGAATTTTACTTATACAAAAGAATGTTGTGGAGATACTCTGGTGTAAGGGTATTGTGCCATGTCCAGAGACGGCGCATGGTGTGAATTAAGGTGTAGACAAGGGTAGCTTTGTTGGTGAGAGTCCAACTATCCCAGTTCAGTGTACCCATCATGCGGCGTAGGGTACGGATGAGGTTGTTACGCTGATAGGTTTGAGAGCGGGTTTTGATGAGAGTGCTACCTACTCGCATCAGTCCAGTGTCAGGGTAAGCCCAGACTCCAAACCCCCAAAATTTGGTCATGTGGTTGATTTCGTCTTTGGTGAGTTCTTCCAGAACTTCTTGGAGTGCGCCTGTTGTATGCGCCATCAGCCACAAATAAAGGCAGGTTGCACCGTATTCTGTAGCTACGCGGTGTAAGCCGTGGCGATATAAGTCTTCATGAGGATCATCTGTAGGTAGGTAGCCTCTGACAGTGCGGTGTTTAGGGGTAATTTTCTCACCCGTTAGTTGGGTGTAAATCTTGATTAATGCAGGTGTGTGTTGTCGTTCTTCTTTCTCCCACAAACCAATTTCTTGAAGTTCGCCATCTTCACCAACTGTTCCACCTACAAACCGCGCCATCTGGGGATGTAATTTCTCTAAATACTGGCGGCTGGTTTGGGTGTAACCGCGAATGGGTGCTTCTGTGTCCATTGCACCTATTAAGATGGATAAAAATATTTCTGGTTCTATACCAATAATTTGATTGCGATTAATAGCTTGCCAGTCAATAGGTTTCCAAGGACGGGCTTGAGGATTTATAAATTGTATCAGTAAATCTTGCAAGCGTTCATGTAATTTTTCGACAGCAAGATAGTTATCTATCAGGGAATGAATACGACGCTGTGTTTGCCGATAGGTAGTCTGGGCGTAGCTTTGTGCTGTCGATGCTTCTGTCTGGGGGGTGGTGGTATGAAGCATAATTTTTATACTCTGATTTCATACCTCCTACCCTAAGCGATCGCACTTTCGTTTGTCAGTCGGTTGCAGTCGGCAGTTTTGTCGGATGTTCTCGTCTATAAATTTACAGCACAAATCTAAATTTACTTTTCATAGGGCTTAAATAAAAGGCGAATAAGTATCAAATTTGATATGTAAAATACTATTTTGAATGTAAATCCATAAGTCATCAAGAAAGTTATTACTAAAACTCTTATTTGGAAATTAGTGAAATATTTTCGTTTTTTTGATATTGTCGTGTAACTGTCGTTAACGAAAATAAGTTACTGTGTGAGCCATTCATAATCAGATAAGCTAGCTTATTAAAAATCGATATATGCTAATCCTTTTAACATTTTCTCAAAATCACCTTGAATTATTTTCTTGTAAAGATGTTGATACGGTTTTGAAGAGAATTGATAGTTCTCATAATATTTGGTTACGCTGTATTAACTTCCGCGATCGCACTGGAACTGCTAAAATTGTTAACTATTTTCAACTCAATCCATCTCGTACTGACATGATTTTTAATCGTTCGATTATAGGAATTGATGAAGACATTGAAGATTGTTTATTTGATGGTTATGAAATTTTAACTCACCAAATCAAAAATCAAGAGTTTCAAGTGGCTCGTGGCAGTATTGTATTGGGTAGCAATTTTATCATTACTTTTGAAATAATAGAAATAAAAGTTTTAACTATATTAATCAATAATATTCAAAGGAGAATTATAGACATTCAAGAAT harbors:
- the nifX gene encoding nitrogen fixation protein NifX — protein: MKIAFATSDRVNVNAHFGWAQEIDVYEISDGGYEFIETLCFNQEVSQLAEDTTEEESGCKHGKSDCKKAKKEEAVKSKAKDTESNDKVAQKIAALSDCKIVYVASIGGTAAAKLIRKGVMPVKPRSDKEDIIYLLNRLVQTLKGNPPPWLRKALQQSQESVIAEPV